Genomic window (Actinomycetota bacterium):
AGCTCGGCGACCTGCGCTATGCCGCCGGCGACCTCGACGACGCCCTGCACCGGATCGTCCAGTGCACCCACGACCTGTTCGCCGTCGACGGGGCCAGCCTCATGCTGATCGACCCCGACCAGCTGCTGCGCAGCGTCGCCGACTCCGACGAGCGTGTCGGCCACCTGGAGGAGCTCCAGATCGAGCACGGCGAGGGCCCTTGCATCGACGCCTTCGACGACAAGGAGCTGGTCCACGCGGCCGATCTGGCCGCCGAGAAGCGCTGGCCGGACTTCTCCCCGGCCGCGGTCGAGCGGGGCCTGCGGGCCGTGCTGGCCAGTCCCATCCCCTACAACCAGATGGCGATCGGGGTGGTCGCGGTGTTCTCGACCAGGGCCAACCCCTGGTCGCCCGAGGGGGAGCTGGCCCTGATCGCCTTCACCGACCTGGCCGCCCTGACCATCGCCAACACCATGCAGAGCGAG
Coding sequences:
- a CDS encoding GAF and ANTAR domain-containing protein, with product MPMSAHEVRQALHELGDLRYAAGDLDDALHRIVQCTHDLFAVDGASLMLIDPDQLLRSVADSDERVGHLEELQIEHGEGPCIDAFDDKELVHAADLAAEKRWPDFSPAAVERGLRAVLASPIPYNQMAIGVVAVFSTRANPWSPEGELALIAFTDLAALTIANTMQSEQRGELAEQLQRALDARVIIEQAKGALVARDGVTPGEAFEQMRRRARTERRRVVEIAREIMITARRPEVGG